From a single Deltaproteobacteria bacterium genomic region:
- a CDS encoding ferredoxin family protein, whose amino-acid sequence MAYIITRLCVDCVDTACVAVCPVDCIYLYKGNDAATFPNQLYIHPDECIDCGACEPECPWQAIFEEAGVPPVFHDDIALNYKIMENAGDFEVAKHVEKPKPSADEIAANKSKWGWGG is encoded by the coding sequence ATGGCGTACATCATCACCCGGCTTTGTGTTGACTGTGTCGATACCGCGTGCGTCGCGGTTTGCCCGGTGGATTGTATCTACCTCTACAAAGGCAACGACGCCGCAACCTTTCCGAACCAGCTCTACATTCATCCCGATGAATGCATCGACTGTGGCGCCTGCGAGCCGGAATGCCCCTGGCAGGCCATCTTCGAGGAAGCCGGCGTACCGCCGGTGTTCCACGACGACATCGCGCTGAACTACAAGATCATGGAGAACGCCGGCGACTTCGAGGTGGCCAAGCATGTCGAGAAGCCCAAGCCCTCCGCGGACGAGATCGCCGCTAACAAGAGCAAGTGGGGCTGGGGCGGATAA
- a CDS encoding VOC family protein, protein MKGDETRAEWLAAMLDGGPVAEAIEPLAPAVRRLRELLDRLAPDPAGVAALALSLSQKPAPATQPPALALVRLTIGVHDLEAALAFYRDGLGLSVCAATTSACDLDAGGAHLTLQRTARRPRGGDLRLEFHTDDLDRTVKALRQRGIPLDVKIDRERGRHAELRDPDGNLLLLFAR, encoded by the coding sequence ATGAAGGGTGACGAGACCCGCGCCGAGTGGCTGGCCGCCATGCTCGACGGCGGCCCGGTCGCCGAGGCCATCGAACCGCTGGCGCCGGCCGTGCGACGCTTGCGTGAGTTGCTCGATCGGCTGGCACCCGACCCCGCCGGCGTAGCGGCACTGGCGCTGAGCCTGTCGCAGAAGCCAGCGCCCGCCACCCAGCCGCCGGCGCTAGCGCTCGTCCGTCTCACGATTGGTGTGCACGACCTGGAGGCGGCGCTGGCGTTCTATCGCGACGGATTGGGCCTGTCGGTGTGCGCGGCCACCACGTCGGCTTGCGACCTTGATGCCGGCGGTGCTCACCTGACGCTGCAACGCACGGCGCGCCGGCCGCGCGGCGGTGATCTGCGGCTGGAGTTTCACACCGACGACCTCGACCGCACCGTCAAGGCCTTGCGCCAGCGCGGCATCCCGCTGGATGTGAAGATCGACCGCGAGCGTGGTCGCCACGCCGAACTGCGCGACCCGGACGGAAACCTGCTGCTACTCTTCGCCCGCTGA
- a CDS encoding P-II family nitrogen regulator, which produces MNKIEAIIKPFKLDEVKEALTREGVRGMTISEVKGFGRQRGHSELYRGAEYVVDFLPKIKIEVLVSEENTARVAAIIEGTARTGGIGDGKIFVVPVGDAIRIRTGERGPHAI; this is translated from the coding sequence ATGAACAAGATCGAAGCGATCATCAAGCCGTTCAAGCTCGACGAGGTGAAGGAAGCCCTTACCCGCGAAGGGGTGCGAGGCATGACCATCTCGGAGGTGAAGGGCTTCGGCCGCCAGCGTGGTCACAGCGAGTTGTATCGCGGCGCGGAGTACGTCGTGGATTTCTTGCCGAAGATCAAGATCGAAGTCTTGGTCAGCGAGGAGAACACGGCGCGGGTCGCCGCAATCATCGAAGGCACTGCCCGCACCGGCGGCATCGGCGACGGCAAGATCTTCGTGGTACCGGTCGGCGACGCCATTCGCATTCGTACCGGCGAACGCGGGCCGCACGCGATCTAG
- a CDS encoding ammonium transporter, which translates to MTRQVETAEAGGRRRPQATVAAAVLIGLVAVAQLAVAASDPGGAATGGIADVGAVAAGRPTLDEVAATAGHNKIAINFIWTLFAGFLVMFMQAGFALVETGFTRAKNAAETMTMNFVVYVIGMTGYWVCGYALQMGGVGAVAALGGTAPLDSEFTISLFGKDFGLFGTKGFFLSGDSYDVGVFALFLFQMVFMDTAATIPTGSMAERWKFGNFCVFAFFMSMLVYPLFANWVWGGGWLATLGKNFGLGHGHVDFAGSSVVHAVGGAAALAGALVLGPRIGKYTRDGKATAIPGHDLPMALLGTFVLAFGWFGFNAGSTLAGTDLRISVVAVNTMLASASGALVAMAYMWRTTGKPDPSMTANGMLAGLVAITAPCAFVTSVSAFVIGGIAGLLVCLAVLFIDQRLRIDDPVGAISVHGVNGIWGVLSLGIFADGTYGDGWNGVSGPVRGLLYGDASQLVAQGIGAVTCVVFVFGAFYAFFSVCDAIWGIRVSEETEIEGLDLPEVGTLAYPDFNVASYEPAGSILRAV; encoded by the coding sequence ATGACGAGACAAGTGGAAACCGCTGAAGCGGGAGGACGGAGGAGGCCGCAGGCCACGGTGGCGGCGGCGGTACTTATCGGGCTCGTCGCCGTGGCGCAGTTGGCAGTGGCGGCGAGTGATCCGGGCGGCGCGGCAACCGGCGGGATCGCCGACGTGGGCGCGGTCGCCGCCGGCAGACCGACGCTAGATGAAGTGGCCGCCACCGCCGGCCACAACAAGATCGCCATCAACTTCATCTGGACGCTGTTCGCCGGCTTTCTCGTCATGTTCATGCAGGCCGGGTTCGCGCTCGTGGAGACCGGTTTTACGCGGGCCAAGAACGCCGCCGAGACGATGACGATGAACTTCGTCGTCTACGTCATCGGCATGACCGGCTACTGGGTCTGCGGCTACGCGCTGCAAATGGGCGGCGTCGGGGCGGTGGCGGCGCTCGGGGGCACGGCACCGCTGGATTCCGAGTTCACCATCAGTTTGTTCGGCAAGGATTTCGGCTTGTTCGGTACCAAGGGGTTCTTCTTGAGCGGCGACTCCTATGATGTCGGCGTCTTCGCCCTGTTCCTGTTTCAGATGGTGTTCATGGACACGGCGGCCACCATACCGACAGGCTCGATGGCCGAGCGCTGGAAGTTCGGTAACTTCTGCGTCTTCGCCTTCTTCATGTCGATGTTGGTCTACCCATTGTTCGCCAACTGGGTGTGGGGCGGCGGTTGGCTGGCCACGTTGGGGAAGAACTTCGGACTCGGCCACGGTCACGTCGATTTCGCCGGCAGCTCGGTCGTGCACGCGGTGGGCGGCGCGGCCGCCTTGGCCGGCGCGCTGGTGCTCGGGCCGCGCATCGGCAAGTACACCCGCGACGGCAAGGCGACGGCGATCCCCGGCCACGACCTTCCAATGGCCTTGCTCGGCACCTTCGTCCTGGCCTTCGGCTGGTTCGGCTTCAATGCCGGCAGCACATTGGCCGGCACCGACCTGCGCATCTCGGTGGTAGCGGTGAACACCATGCTGGCTTCGGCCAGCGGCGCGCTGGTGGCGATGGCGTACATGTGGCGGACCACCGGCAAGCCTGACCCCAGCATGACCGCCAACGGGATGCTGGCGGGGTTGGTGGCGATTACCGCTCCGTGTGCGTTTGTCACAAGTGTCAGTGCCTTCGTCATCGGCGGCATAGCCGGCCTGCTGGTGTGTCTGGCGGTGCTGTTCATCGATCAGAGGCTGCGCATCGATGATCCCGTGGGCGCGATCTCCGTCCACGGCGTCAACGGCATCTGGGGCGTGCTGAGCTTGGGGATCTTTGCCGACGGCACCTATGGCGACGGTTGGAACGGCGTGTCGGGGCCGGTGCGCGGCCTGCTGTACGGTGATGCATCGCAACTGGTAGCGCAGGGTATTGGTGCCGTCACCTGCGTCGTGTTTGTCTTCGGCGCCTTCTACGCCTTCTTCAGCGTCTGCGACGCGATCTGGGGCATCCGTGTGAGCGAAGAAACGGAGATCGAGGGTCTCGACTTACCCGAGGTCGGCACCCTGGCTTATCCCGACTTCAACGTCGCCAGCTATGAGCCCGCCGGCTCCATCTTGCGGGCCGTGTAA
- a CDS encoding acyl-CoA dehydrogenase family protein, whose product MASSESWRGVDLFAPTDEHRLLAQTMADFVASEVAPQAAAYNRDERFNLALFRRAGELGLLGLTIPQQYGGAGLDAVAAVIVHEALSTADPGFCLAYLAHSILFVNNFCRNAGEALRARVLPKVISGEWIGGMCMTEPEAGTDVLGMRTTARRQGDHYVLNGRKIFITNGALDQSTLGDVFLVYAKTGERALSTFLVEKGFAGFTLGQKLTDKLGVRASMTAELVFDSCMVPVANLLGAEGDSTRHMMRNLEIERLTLAAMSLGIAQRCLEVMVDYANQRKTFGVPIREHGQIQRLIADSYAEYKAARCYVYDTARRLDLDSYGNRVDADGAKLFAARIGKEIADRAIQVLGGYGYMGEYVVERLWRDAKLLEIGGGTLEAHQKNITKDLCRAPELIRR is encoded by the coding sequence ATGGCATCTTCCGAAAGCTGGCGCGGGGTGGACCTGTTCGCCCCAACCGACGAGCATCGACTGCTCGCCCAGACCATGGCCGACTTCGTGGCCAGCGAAGTCGCGCCGCAGGCGGCGGCGTACAACCGCGATGAACGCTTCAACCTCGCGCTCTTTCGCCGTGCCGGTGAACTGGGGCTGCTCGGCCTCACGATACCGCAGCAGTACGGTGGCGCCGGGCTCGATGCCGTGGCGGCCGTCATCGTCCACGAAGCGCTCAGCACCGCCGATCCCGGTTTTTGCCTCGCTTACCTGGCCCACAGCATCCTGTTTGTGAACAACTTCTGCCGCAATGCCGGCGAGGCGCTACGCGCCCGCGTGTTGCCCAAGGTCATCTCCGGCGAATGGATCGGCGGCATGTGCATGACCGAGCCGGAGGCGGGTACCGACGTGCTGGGCATGCGGACGACGGCCCGGCGCCAGGGTGACCACTACGTACTCAACGGCCGCAAGATCTTCATCACCAATGGCGCGCTGGACCAATCGACCCTGGGCGACGTCTTCCTGGTATACGCCAAGACCGGCGAGCGGGCGCTGAGCACTTTCTTGGTGGAAAAGGGATTCGCCGGCTTTACCTTGGGTCAAAAGCTCACCGATAAGCTCGGCGTCCGGGCGTCGATGACCGCGGAGTTGGTGTTCGACAGCTGTATGGTTCCGGTCGCCAACCTGCTCGGCGCCGAAGGCGACAGCACGCGCCACATGATGCGCAATCTCGAAATCGAGCGCCTGACCTTGGCGGCAATGTCGCTGGGGATCGCCCAGCGCTGCCTCGAAGTGATGGTTGACTACGCCAATCAACGCAAGACCTTCGGCGTGCCGATCCGCGAGCACGGCCAGATTCAGCGCCTGATCGCCGATTCCTATGCCGAGTACAAAGCCGCACGTTGCTACGTGTACGATACCGCGCGCCGGCTCGACCTCGATTCGTATGGCAACCGCGTGGATGCCGACGGCGCCAAGCTGTTCGCCGCTCGCATCGGCAAGGAGATCGCCGATCGCGCTATCCAGGTCCTGGGTGGCTATGGCTACATGGGCGAATACGTGGTGGAGCGCCTGTGGCGCGACGCCAAGCTGCTGGAGATCGGCGGCGGCACACTCGAAGCTCACCAGAAAAACATCACCAAAGATCTTTGCCGAGCCCCGGAGTTGATCCGCCGCTGA